Within Nitrospira sp. MA-1, the genomic segment TCCCATAAGCAGGCGCGGCCATTGAGGTGGTAATCGTCCTGAAGATGAGCTTCCTGGGGAAGAAAGTTCCCGAATCCACCAGAGTCTGAGACCCAATCCTACCCCTAACGCCATTAGCCCGAGAAAAAGTGAGAGAGACGGTTCCAACTCAATGCCTGGATGGGGAACAATAATCCAAACCATTCCAAATGCCGTGACCAGCCAGGGGAGTCCATGTGTGAGTGTGTGCTGAGAGAGCCTCTTCCACTTGTGTGGAGGATGAATGATGATCAGGGCGGTTCCGATCCCCACCAGTATTCCCCCCAGCACATCCGTAGGAAAATGGGCGCCGGTGATGACACGGCATATTCCACCAAACGCGGCTAACCCGAACCACAGGTATCGGGCATTGGGAAAATAATGCGCAAGAACCGTGGCCACGGAAAATGAAGCGGTGGTATGACCGGATGGAAAGGAGTCCCATCCACTTTCAAATGACGGGGCGATTTCCCAGTCCTGACCTTGCTTGAGTCTTGGGCGGGGGCGGCCGATGGTGTGTTTCAATATTTGAGTGAAAAGTCCGGCGACGCCATGGGCGAGTAAGGTATGAATACATGCAGACTTCCAGGCCGGCCATCCAAGCCGGAATCCCACTGCCCCAATTCCCAATGAAATGAGCACCAGAGTCAGTCCGTCTCCTAAATGATTTCCTACATTGCCAATGTGGTCGATGGCCGGATGCGTGAAACTGTGAACGATCTGGATGGTCGGGCCATCGACCAGAGCCAGAGAAGCGAACAAGCCAAAAAAGAGGAGCCCGGATAGTCCGAATACCACAAGAGGGGACTGGGGGAGGAGAAATTGCGAACGTCGAGGTGAAGGAGATGCGGGTGATTGGTCAGTCACAGGATACTAGCGAGAACCATATGGATGGATTTCTACCCTGGCAGGAAGGCCCGCACAGAGAGGATTTTGGTTTCTGAATCCTCCCCTTTGTAAGGGATTTCATTCCGAAG encodes:
- a CDS encoding phosphatase PAP2 family protein, with amino-acid sequence MTDQSPASPSPRRSQFLLPQSPLVVFGLSGLLFFGLFASLALVDGPTIQIVHSFTHPAIDHIGNVGNHLGDGLTLVLISLGIGAVGFRLGWPAWKSACIHTLLAHGVAGLFTQILKHTIGRPRPRLKQGQDWEIAPSFESGWDSFPSGHTTASFSVATVLAHYFPNARYLWFGLAAFGGICRVITGAHFPTDVLGGILVGIGTALIIIHPPHKWKRLSQHTLTHGLPWLVTAFGMVWIIVPHPGIELEPSLSLFLGLMALGVGLGLRLWWIRELSSPGSSSSGRLPPQWPRLLMGLGLATTTGSVVVLGAGLMTGMIWWMGSHYELTTEDQNSLLAGLNPIWIEAFIGLGMFFLALLTFIIRSGSLLPA